Within the Bacillus sp. FSL K6-3431 genome, the region GTCGTAATAGTTGCAAATGTTTTATTAAACCCTTGTTTAGGCAAAAGATAGACTTCCAACCCATTTTCTAGTGTTTCATGATAAAGCGTTTCCTTTAATTGATCAAATACGATCTCTTTCATGATTGTTCACCTTCCTTTCCTGCAAGAAAATAGATTGTATCCAAGTCTATTTTTTTACCAACAGCGATAATATCTTCTTTTGTCGTTTCCGCCACTTTGTCTATCCAATCTTTCAATTGTACATTCGTTCCGGCAACGATATTATGGTATAGAATTTCGATTAGACCTCTTGCTGAATCAATCGTTTCAAGAAATTGATTTTGAATGACGGCTTTTGTTTGTTCTATTTCCTGATCGTTAAATTGGCCTTCTTTCATTAAATCCATTTGTTTTTTAATAATAGAAACAGCCTGATCATATTTTTGATTTTCAATTCCTGACATGACCATTAACAATCCTTTATGACTTTCAACTCTGCTTGCCGCATAATATGCTAAGCTTTCTTTTTCCCGAACGTTTATGAATAATTTAGAGTGTGGAAATCCCCCATATATACCGTTAAATACCTGCATAGCAAAATAATCTTTGTCACCATAGGCTATATTTGTACGATAACCCATATTTAATTTACCTTGTTTAATATCCTGAATTTCTTTTACTTCTTTCTCTTCTTCAACTTTAGATATTAACTGTTCCTTGTTCGTTGCTTGAAGTCTTTCTGCAAACTCGAACTGACTGCAATATTCTACTACTTGTTCCGGATCTACATCACCAATGATGTATAAATCTAGCTCATCATTACGAATTACAGATTCATAATATTCATACAATGACGAAGCAGTAATATTATCCACTTGGTCCAAATCGCCATTTAGCGGAACAGCATATGCTTCGCCTTTACACATTTCTTCTACAAGTCGTGTGCTAGCATAGCGCATTTTATCATCGTAAATTGACTGTATGCGTTGCTTCAAATTACGTTTTTCTTTTTCTACAGTTTTTTCATCAAAAGCTCCATTTTCACTATTTGGTTGAAGTAAAACTTCTCTCAATAAATCAATACCTTTTTGCAGGAGTGGTGTTTGATCTTGAAGAAATTTTTCATTTGCAATATCCATTGCAAAAGTAATAATATGTTGTTCTCCTTTTTTGGCTAGATCTGTATATAGTGAAGTACCATAAAGCTCGTCTAAATAGGAACGAAGTAACGTTGTAGTTGGAAACTTCTTCGAACTACTTTGTAATACATGTGGCAAAAGTGCTCTATATGTAGCGGAATCTTCTTGAAGCGGAGCTTTCATTTTCCAAACAAGCGTATTCGTTTTATACTTGTCCGTTTTGATCATATGCAATGTATAACCTTGTTTCTTGATTATTTGTTCCTTCTCAAGCAGCATACTGGTTAACCTCCAATTAAAACATAATTTGATAAGTATGTTTACTATACCTGTTTCTAGAGAGTTTGGGCAAGAATATACATTCTCGATTACTCGTACTTGTGATAATTTATGTATATGTTCTGCTTATTATGCAAAAAAAGGATCAGACTATTATAGTCCGATCCCTTTTTTCATAAAATAAACGGCTGCGTGTGAAGTGGGTCACATCGGTGTTACCACACGACGTGGCGTTTTTAGGCTCGCACGATGCGAGTCATAACGGTGTTGCCACACGACGTGGCGAACTGGCCGATGTTCCTTGTCTAGCTACAGCGCCCAGCGTCTAGCAATTAGGATGCTTCCTACGATAAGTCAACATCGGTTCGCCTTACAGGCTTACCGTGTTTCCTTTATCTCGTCAGAATCCCTACAGTTTGTACGTCGCTAAACGGCCGCTTTCGCTTTTGGCCTGCACGATGCAGGTCACATCGACGTTGCCACACGACGTGGCGAACTTAGCCGATATTCCTTCATCGTTTCCCTTTAATATACGGATCGCCAAGTGCTTTGGGAGCATCGGCACGTCCGATAAAACCGGCTAGTGCTAGGATGGTGAGCACATATGGTGTGATTAATAAAAATACGGATGGTATATTTGCCAGGAATGGAATTTGTGGTGCTACGATACTCAGACTTTGTGCAAAGCCAAAAAACAACGCCGCTCCCATTGCTCCAAGCGGATGCCATTTACCAAAAATCATTGCGGCCAGCGCCATAAATCCTTGACCAGTAATGGTTATATGGCTGAAATTAAGTGTAAGGGACTGTGCGAAAACTGCTCCTCCAGCACCACCAAGTACGCCGGATAAGAATACTCCTATATAACGAAGGCGTGTTACATTTATCCCCATCGTATCGGCAGCCATTGGATGTTCTCCGACAGATCTAAGCCGTAATCCAAAAGGTGTTTTAAATAAAACAAACCATACAAGAAAAGACAATAGAATCGCTACATAAGCAACATAGGAAACATTACTAAAAAATAATCTCCCGATTATAGGAATATCGCTGAGTATCGGAATATCAATTTTGCCAATGTTTTCGAGAATCGTATCTGTTTGCCCTTTGCCATATATTTTTTTCACGAGGAATAATGATAGACCGAGTGCAAGGAAATTAATCGCCACACCACTCACTACTTGATCTGCTCGGAATGTAATCGATGCTAGACCATGTAATAAAGAAAATATCCCCGCCATCAACATGGCAAATAGTATCGACATCCATGGTGTTGCTGCTCCAAATATATGGGCAGTACTTAAATTGAATACGATTGAGCTAAACGCTCCGATGACCATTAATCCTTCTAATCCAATATTTACAACTCCAGATCGCTCTGAAAACACACCTCCGAGAGCAGTGAGAATAAGGGGTGCTGCAGCCATGATAGAAGAAGAAATTATAAGAGATAATAAAGTCATGACATCCACTTATTTCACCCCCTTTTTAAAACGTGCGATAAGCAAGCGAATCATATAACTTGATGCCACAAAGAAAATAATAAATGCAATAACAATCTCTACAAGCTCTTTTGGCACATTTGCATCTGGCATAAGTAGTGCTCCTACCTTCAATCCACCAAATAAGAAAGCTGCAAGTACAACACCGATCGCAGTATTCCCTCCAAGTAAGGCAACAGCAATCCCGTCAAACCCTATGCCCGAGAATCCCGACTGGAGCGACGCGCTTCCGAAGGTACCCAGCCCTTCCATCGCCCCTGCAAGACCTGCAAACGCTCCAGATATGACCATCGATGCAATAATATTTCTGCTAACATTCATGCCAGCATATTCAGAAGCATGCTGATTAAATCCTACAGACCGAAGCTCAAAACCAGCTTTCGTTTTCTCCAAAATAAACCACATGACAATTGCTCCAGCTAAAGCTAGAAATATACCATAATGAAGCGTAGAGTACTCTGTGATCGATTCAAAGAATAACGAGCTTAATGAAGCTGATTCGTGAATCAAATCTGTTGAGTCTTTTTGATCGGAAAGCACATATCGGATCAAGTAATTTGTCACATGTAAGGCGATATAATTCATCATGATAGTTACGATAACTTCATGAACTTTTAAACGTGCTTTTAATAATCCGGGAATAAATCCCCAAATGGCACCTGCAACTGCGGCTGCAATGATCGCAAGTGGGAGATGGATAATTTTTGGCAGATCAAATGCAAGACCTACCCAAACAGATGCGACCCAACCTACTAGTAGCTGGCCTTCAACACCAATATTGAAAAGCCCTGTTCTAAAGGCAAACGCCACCGCAAGTCCAGCAAATATATAAGGAGTCATTTGCCTAACCGTTTCACCAATATAATATGGTTCTCCCAACGCTCCATACCAGAGTGCAGCGTAGCCTGCAATTGGGTTATAGCCACTTATAAGCATAACGATAGCTCCCGTTATTAGGCCGAGTATTACAGCAATAATGGGGATGAGCAAGTTAGATAATCGTTTAGACATGAGCATCCTCCCCCACTTCTCTCTGCTTCGATCCGGCCATTAATAACCCTAACTCCTGTTCCGTTGTTTTAGCAGCATCGACAATAGCAACAATTTTCCCTTCGTAAATAACGGCAATCCTATCACTGACATTTAATATTTCTTCCAACTCAAATGATATGAGCAAAACTGCCTTACCATTATCGCGCTGTTCAATTAAGCGTTTATGTATAAATTCAATAGCTCCAACATCAAGCCCTCTCGTTGGCTGTGCCGCGATTAAAAGATCAGGATTTCTATCGATCTCCCTACCAATAATTGCTTTTTGTTGGTTTCCACCAGATAATGCACGTGCATGTGTAAATTCGCTTGGGGTTCTGACATCAAATTCATCAATGAGGGCTTTTGCTTTCTTATAAACTTCTTTAAAGTTAAGCACTCCAGCTTTCGAATATGGATGCTGATAATAGGTTTGTAAAACCATATTTTCACCGATTGGAAAATCTAGAACAAGGCCATGTTTATGTCTATCTTGAGGAATATGACCAATCCCAGATTCTGTAATCCTTCGGGGTTTCAAATTTGCAATCTTTTTACCATTTAGCATGACGGTTCCGCTCTCTACTTTTCTAAGGCCAGTGATAGCTTCAATAAATTCAGTTTGACCATTTCCATCTACCCCTGCAATCCCGACAATTTCTCCAGCTTGAACAGTCAGGTCAAGTCCTCTAACAGCATCGATTCCTCTAGTATCTTTAACAACTAATTGATTGATTTCCAAAACATTTCCTCTTGGATTTGCTTTACTTTTATTCGTAGTAAACACAACTTCTCTACCAACCATTAAATTGGCTAATTCGTTTGTCGTAGTATTTTTCACTTCAACAGTTCCGATTCCTTGCCCTTTACGAATAACTGTAACACGGTTGCATATTTCCATTATTTCCTTTAATTTATGGGTGATTAAAATAATTGATTTTCCTTCTTTAATCAGGTTTTGCATAATTTGACTTAATTCTTTAATTTCTTGCGGCGTAAGCACAGCCGTCGGTTCATCAAAAATTAGAATGTCCGCCCCTCTGTAAAGGGTTTTTAAAATTTCGACGCGCTGTTGCATTCCAACGGAAATATCTGCAATCTTAGCACTAGGATTGACGGCCAACCCGTATTTTTCGGAGATTTCCGCTACATCAAGCTCCGCTTTTTTTAAATCAACAGCTACACCTTTTTTAGGCTCTTGACCTAAAATTATATTTTCAGTCACCGTAAAGGTATCGACCAGCATAAAGTGCTGATGTACCATTCCGATTCCAAACTTATTAGCGATTGTAGGGCTTGTAATATGAACAGGCTCCCCTTTTACCCTGATTTCCCCTTTTTCCGGTTGATATAAACCGAACAGAACATTCATCAACGTGGATTTCCCGGCCCCATTTTCTCCTAAAAGGGCATGTATCTCCCCTTTTTTGATTTGGAGTGTGACTTGATCATTGGCAACAATACCAGGAAATTCTTTACGGATGTTCAACATTTCTACTACATACTCCATCAAGACCCACTCCTTATTGTAAAGCTCGAGGCGACGACTTGCTGATCCCAAGCCGACAACACCCAGAGCCAAACAGGTTATTATTCTTTAAAAATGCTAAATGAAACCCAGTTTTTTCCGACCTTCATTTAACATTTTTAACGGGCCGGCGATCCAGCCTGGCCCGTAATTTGATTAATATAGATTACTTTAATGTGGAAGGAACATCTATTTCACCATTTTTAATTTTTTGTTCATAATCTTTTACAGCTTTTATCACTTCATCTGTTAAATGTTCTTGTGAATCGGAAATTTTTATTCCGTTTTCCTCTAGGCCATACTCAAGAAGTTCGCCACCGGGAAACTCACCGCTTTTTGCATTCGTAGCAATCTCTTGCACAGCAAAATCAACGCGTTTGACCATGGATGTCAGTGTAACATTTTTCGTTTCTCCATCCACCTTTACATCGCCTTCAGCATGTTGATCTTGATCTACACCAATAACCCATACGTCCCGGTCAGGGTCTTTTTGCTTTAGGTTTTTTGCTTCAGTAAATACACCTAGACCTGCGCCGCCGGCAGCATGATAGATAATGTCCACACCTGAACTATATTGAGTTGCAGCAATGGAAGCACCTTTTGCTGTATCAGTAAACGTACCTGCAAATTGAATTTGCACTTTCGCATTTGGATTAACTTCTTTTACACCAGCCTCAAAACCTGCTGCGAACTTATTAATTAAATCTGTTTCGATACCGCCAACAAAACCTACTTTATTAGATTTAGTCATTAAACCAGCAACAACACCTACGAGGAATGAGCCTTCATGCTCCTTAAACGTTAAGCTTGCCACATTATCCTTGCCTTCTATTACATCATCAACAATGACAAAATGATTGTCTTTACGCTGACCCGCGATTTTATCAATTGCTTTTTGCAATTTATAACCAACACCATAAATAATATCAAAGTCATTCCTAACAGCTGTATTCAAGTTTGTTGCATAGTCAGCTTCTGATTTAGACTCAAAATAATTATAACCATTCTTTCCTTTTTCTAAATTGTTTTCTTCACCAAATGCCGTAAGTCCTTCCCATGCAGACTGGTTAAATGATTTATCGTCTACTCCACCTTCATCCGTTACCATGGCTACAGAAAAGTTTTGATCTTCTTTTTTCTCATCTTTCCCTTGCTTGTTACCGCTTGTTCCACAGGCTCCAAGAATTGTTCCTGCAGCTAAAACGAGTGATAGCGCCAAACCAAAATTACGCTTTTTCACTAAGAGAACCCCCTATTTTCATCATTATTTGACCGAAATAATAATACCATCCATTACATCACCTATGGTAAATATCATTCTGCTAATCGAAAATACTATATCACTTTTTAGTTTATAAATAAATAAAAATGTGGTGAATCTTGTCGAATAATTTGTGACATGCAAGATAATTACTCTCATTCTTTATGAAGTTTGTTCTTCCGCTGGCTTAGGAATAAGCACCGTCCGAGGTTTGCTTCCTTCATATGGGCCTACAATTCCCCTAGCCTCCATTTCATCTATCAGTCG harbors:
- the yfmF gene encoding EF-P 5-aminopentanol modification-associated protein YfmF: MLLEKEQIIKKQGYTLHMIKTDKYKTNTLVWKMKAPLQEDSATYRALLPHVLQSSSKKFPTTTLLRSYLDELYGTSLYTDLAKKGEQHIITFAMDIANEKFLQDQTPLLQKGIDLLREVLLQPNSENGAFDEKTVEKEKRNLKQRIQSIYDDKMRYASTRLVEEMCKGEAYAVPLNGDLDQVDNITASSLYEYYESVIRNDELDLYIIGDVDPEQVVEYCSQFEFAERLQATNKEQLISKVEEEKEVKEIQDIKQGKLNMGYRTNIAYGDKDYFAMQVFNGIYGGFPHSKLFINVREKESLAYYAASRVESHKGLLMVMSGIENQKYDQAVSIIKKQMDLMKEGQFNDQEIEQTKAVIQNQFLETIDSARGLIEILYHNIVAGTNVQLKDWIDKVAETTKEDIIAVGKKIDLDTIYFLAGKEGEQS
- a CDS encoding ABC transporter permease; the protein is MDVMTLLSLIISSSIMAAAPLILTALGGVFSERSGVVNIGLEGLMVIGAFSSIVFNLSTAHIFGAATPWMSILFAMLMAGIFSLLHGLASITFRADQVVSGVAINFLALGLSLFLVKKIYGKGQTDTILENIGKIDIPILSDIPIIGRLFFSNVSYVAYVAILLSFLVWFVLFKTPFGLRLRSVGEHPMAADTMGINVTRLRYIGVFLSGVLGGAGGAVFAQSLTLNFSHITITGQGFMALAAMIFGKWHPLGAMGAALFFGFAQSLSIVAPQIPFLANIPSVFLLITPYVLTILALAGFIGRADAPKALGDPYIKGKR
- a CDS encoding ABC transporter permease — encoded protein: MSKRLSNLLIPIIAVILGLITGAIVMLISGYNPIAGYAALWYGALGEPYYIGETVRQMTPYIFAGLAVAFAFRTGLFNIGVEGQLLVGWVASVWVGLAFDLPKIIHLPLAIIAAAVAGAIWGFIPGLLKARLKVHEVIVTIMMNYIALHVTNYLIRYVLSDQKDSTDLIHESASLSSLFFESITEYSTLHYGIFLALAGAIVMWFILEKTKAGFELRSVGFNQHASEYAGMNVSRNIIASMVISGAFAGLAGAMEGLGTFGSASLQSGFSGIGFDGIAVALLGGNTAIGVVLAAFLFGGLKVGALLMPDANVPKELVEIVIAFIIFFVASSYMIRLLIARFKKGVK
- a CDS encoding ABC transporter ATP-binding protein, translated to MEYVVEMLNIRKEFPGIVANDQVTLQIKKGEIHALLGENGAGKSTLMNVLFGLYQPEKGEIRVKGEPVHITSPTIANKFGIGMVHQHFMLVDTFTVTENIILGQEPKKGVAVDLKKAELDVAEISEKYGLAVNPSAKIADISVGMQQRVEILKTLYRGADILIFDEPTAVLTPQEIKELSQIMQNLIKEGKSIILITHKLKEIMEICNRVTVIRKGQGIGTVEVKNTTTNELANLMVGREVVFTTNKSKANPRGNVLEINQLVVKDTRGIDAVRGLDLTVQAGEIVGIAGVDGNGQTEFIEAITGLRKVESGTVMLNGKKIANLKPRRITESGIGHIPQDRHKHGLVLDFPIGENMVLQTYYQHPYSKAGVLNFKEVYKKAKALIDEFDVRTPSEFTHARALSGGNQQKAIIGREIDRNPDLLIAAQPTRGLDVGAIEFIHKRLIEQRDNGKAVLLISFELEEILNVSDRIAVIYEGKIVAIVDAAKTTEQELGLLMAGSKQREVGEDAHV
- a CDS encoding BMP family lipoprotein translates to MKKRNFGLALSLVLAAGTILGACGTSGNKQGKDEKKEDQNFSVAMVTDEGGVDDKSFNQSAWEGLTAFGEENNLEKGKNGYNYFESKSEADYATNLNTAVRNDFDIIYGVGYKLQKAIDKIAGQRKDNHFVIVDDVIEGKDNVASLTFKEHEGSFLVGVVAGLMTKSNKVGFVGGIETDLINKFAAGFEAGVKEVNPNAKVQIQFAGTFTDTAKGASIAATQYSSGVDIIYHAAGGAGLGVFTEAKNLKQKDPDRDVWVIGVDQDQHAEGDVKVDGETKNVTLTSMVKRVDFAVQEIATNAKSGEFPGGELLEYGLEENGIKISDSQEHLTDEVIKAVKDYEQKIKNGEIDVPSTLK